A single region of the Drosophila takahashii strain IR98-3 E-12201 chromosome 2R, DtakHiC1v2, whole genome shotgun sequence genome encodes:
- the PolE4 gene encoding DNA polymerase epsilon subunit 4, producing the protein MASEDLFENEFSEEADLEIQQAMETEAEEPGEDKETSEVIEETPENPPAESATEPVADKPLTNGTKPSADHEAKMTQLPLARIRNIMKLDPDLHMANNEAVFTVAKAVELFIASLSRESYTYTAQSKKKTVQKRDVEMAISAVDSLMFLDGAMNF; encoded by the exons ATGGCCAGCGAAGACTTATTTGAGAATGAATTCTCGGAAGAAGCCGATCTGGAGATCCAGCAAGCCATGGAGACGGAGGCAGAGGAACCAGGGGAAGACAAGGAAACCTCGGAAGTTATAGAGGAAACGCCGGAGAATCCCCCAGCGGAATCTGCCACAGAACCAGTTGCAGATAAGCCTC TAACGAATGGCACCAAGCCTTCCGCAGATCACGAAGCAAAGATGACACAACTGCCCTTGGCCAGGATACGAAACATTATGAAACTGGATCCCGATCTGCATATGGCCAACAATGAGGCTGTGTTTACGGTGGCCAAGGCCGTGGAACTGTTCATCGCCTCGTTGTCCCGGGAATCCTACACCTATACGGCACAGTCCAAGAAGAAAACCGTCCAAAAGAGGGACGTGGAAATGGCCATATCGGCTGTGGACAGCCTGATGTTCCTAGATGGTGCCATGAACTTTTGA
- the qkr58E-1 gene encoding KH domain-containing, RNA-binding, signal transduction-associated protein 2 isoform X6, with amino-acid sequence MPRDYDRDYNEDAADYKRKRRDEEPAATGAPETPEADGGGHTTSHAALRDTPQLNEKTNAYLQECLLEKKTLEKKHIITKRLLDDEVEKILVSGRIPKPEIYANVYSEKPIRVAQKVLFPIKEYPKFNFVGKILGPKGNTLRQLQEETMCKMVVMGRNSMRDHGKEEELRSSGNPKYAHLSRDLHVEISTVAPPAEAYHRISYALGEIRKFMIPDANDDIRLEQLREMDGKERMYKKSHHYSKSYGDHGAYSSRTPPPASSKPKVYSILEKARYVMDDPNYGIVKTHSRSRDHELYDHHGEYDRYATPPPQTSKHSTHHAQYDSSSYERDYRPGM; translated from the exons ATGCCGCGCGACTACGACAGGGACTACAACGAGGACGCCGCCGACTACAAGCGGAAGCGGCGCGACGAGGAGCCAGCGGCGACCGGCGCTCCCGAGACTCCGGAGGCGGATGGCGGCGGACACACCACCAGCCACGCCGCCCTCCGGGACACGCCCCAGCTGAACGAGAAGACGAACGCGTATTTGCAGGAGTGCCTGCTGGAGAAGAAGACGCTCGAGAAGAAGCACATCATCACCAAGCGCCTGCTCGACGACG AGGTGGAAAAGATCTTGGTCAGCGGCCGCATACCCAAGCCGGAGATCTATGCCAATGTGTACAGCGAGAAGCCGATCCGAGTGGCCCAGAAGGTGCTGTTCCCCATCAAGGAGTACCCCAAGTTCAACTTCGTTGGCAAGATCCTGGGCCCCAAGGGCAACACACTGCGCCAGCTGCAGGAGGAGACCATGTGCAAGATGGTGGTGATGGGGCGCAACTCGATGCGCGACCACggcaaggaggaggagctccGCAGCTCAGGGAATCCCAAATACGCCCACCTCAGCCGGGATCTGCACGTGGAGATATCGACGGTGGCCCCCCCGGCGGAGGCCTATCACAGGATCAGCTATGCGCTGGGCGAGATCCGCAAGTTCATGATACCCGATGCCAACGACGACATCCGGCTGGAGCAGCTGCGCGAGATGGACGGCAAGGAGCGCATGTACAAGAAGTCTCACCACTATTCCAAGTCTTACGGCGATCACGGCGCCTACAGCTCCCG CACTCCACCTCCTGCTTCCTCCAAGCCCAAAGTTTATTCGATCCTGGAGAAGGCACGATATGTGATGGACGATCCCAACTATGGCATCGTCAAGACGCACAG TAGATCCCGGGACCACGAGCTGTACGACCACCACGGAGAGTACGATCGTTACGCCACACCGCCGCCACAGACATCGAAGCACTCGACCCACCACGCCCAGTATGACAGCAGCTCCTACGAGCGCGACTACCGGC CAGGCAtgtaa
- the qkr58E-3 gene encoding KH domain-containing, RNA-binding, signal transduction-associated protein 2 gives MIKMEPPSEFAEKPATHDHQPRLNEVAHKFLADLDEERQRLSAEFPLCALLIDEAVDRVYCTGRIPGKEFYADVYKQKPMKITQKVFVPVKQYPKFNFTGKILGPKGNSLRRLQEETQCKIAIKGRSSIRDRNKEEQLRNSGDPRYAHLQKDLFLEVSTVATPAECYARIAYALAEIRKYLIPDKNDEVSHEQLRELMEMDPESAKSIHGPNLEAYRSVFDKKFGGSSNGAPKYINLIKRAAENPPEVDDGEEVAYEYEHRMPPKRPPTGYEYSKPRPSIIPTNAAAYKRPYPTDMKRMREPPIKSYKPNPYTILKKYK, from the exons ATGATTAAGATGGAGCCGCCAAGCGAGTTTGCTGAGAAGCCAGCCACCCATGACCACCAGCCGCGGCTGAACGAGGTGGCCCATAAGTTTCTGGCCGACTTGGACGAGGAGCGCCAGCGTTTGTCCGCAGAATTTCCACTATGCGCACTGCTAATCGACGAGG CTGTGGACCGAGTCTACTGCACGGGTCGCATTCCCGGCAAGGAGTTCTACGCGGATGTGTACAAGCAGAAGCCGATGAAGATCACCCAAAAGGTCTTCGTGCCCGTCAAGCAGTATCCCAAG TTCAACTTCACTGGAAAGATCCTGGGACCCAAGGGCAACTCGCTGCGCCGGCTGCAAGAGGAGACCCAGTGCAAGATAGCCATCAAGGGACGCAGTTCGATCCGCGATCGAAAcaaggaggagcagctgcgcAACTCGGGTGATCCGAGGTATGCCCACCTGCAGAAGGACCTCTTCCTGGAGGTCAGCACGGTGGCCACGCCGGCGGAGTGCTATGCCCGCATAGCCTACGCCCTGGCCGAGATCCGTAAGTATCTAATTCCAGACAAGAACGATGAGGTTTCCCACGAACAGCTGCGAGAACTGATGGAAATGGATCCGGAGTCGGCCAAGAGCATACACGGACCCAACCTGGAGGCCTACAG ATCTGTCTTCGACAAGAAGTTCGGAGGCAGCAGCAATGGAGCCCCCAAGTACATCAATCTAATCAAACGAGCTGCGGAAAATCCGCCCGA AGTCGATGATGGGGAGGAGGTGGCCTACGAATATGAGCACCGTATGCCCCCCAAGCGTCCACCCACGGGCTATGAGTACAGCAAAC CACGTCCATCAATAATACCGACAAACGCAGCGGCATATAAACGTCCATATCCGACTGACATGAAACGTATGCGCGAACCGCCCATCAAGTCCTATAAGCCCAATCCGTATACCAtactcaaaaaatataaataa
- the qkr58E-1 gene encoding KH domain-containing, RNA-binding, signal transduction-associated protein 2 isoform X1, translating into MPRDYDRDYNEDAADYKRKRRDEEPAATGAPETPEADGGGHTTSHAALRDTPQLNEKTNAYLQECLLEKKTLEKKHIITKRLLDDEVEKILVSGRIPKPEIYANVYSEKPIRVAQKVLFPIKEYPKFNFVGKILGPKGNTLRQLQEETMCKMVVMGRNSMRDHGKEEELRSSGNPKYAHLSRDLHVEISTVAPPAEAYHRISYALGEIRKFMIPDANDDIRLEQLREMDGKERMYKKSHHYSKSYGDHGAYSSRTPPPASSKPKVYSILEKARYVMDDPNYGIVKTHSRSRDHELYDHHGEYDRYATPPPQTSKHSTHHAQYDSSSYERDYRREYHPHSSSSSYAAAYPAKPSNGRSSSSYRPTTSGSGSHSSAHYETGSRSRESVRYRSAPYPKIR; encoded by the exons ATGCCGCGCGACTACGACAGGGACTACAACGAGGACGCCGCCGACTACAAGCGGAAGCGGCGCGACGAGGAGCCAGCGGCGACCGGCGCTCCCGAGACTCCGGAGGCGGATGGCGGCGGACACACCACCAGCCACGCCGCCCTCCGGGACACGCCCCAGCTGAACGAGAAGACGAACGCGTATTTGCAGGAGTGCCTGCTGGAGAAGAAGACGCTCGAGAAGAAGCACATCATCACCAAGCGCCTGCTCGACGACG AGGTGGAAAAGATCTTGGTCAGCGGCCGCATACCCAAGCCGGAGATCTATGCCAATGTGTACAGCGAGAAGCCGATCCGAGTGGCCCAGAAGGTGCTGTTCCCCATCAAGGAGTACCCCAAGTTCAACTTCGTTGGCAAGATCCTGGGCCCCAAGGGCAACACACTGCGCCAGCTGCAGGAGGAGACCATGTGCAAGATGGTGGTGATGGGGCGCAACTCGATGCGCGACCACggcaaggaggaggagctccGCAGCTCAGGGAATCCCAAATACGCCCACCTCAGCCGGGATCTGCACGTGGAGATATCGACGGTGGCCCCCCCGGCGGAGGCCTATCACAGGATCAGCTATGCGCTGGGCGAGATCCGCAAGTTCATGATACCCGATGCCAACGACGACATCCGGCTGGAGCAGCTGCGCGAGATGGACGGCAAGGAGCGCATGTACAAGAAGTCTCACCACTATTCCAAGTCTTACGGCGATCACGGCGCCTACAGCTCCCG CACTCCACCTCCTGCTTCCTCCAAGCCCAAAGTTTATTCGATCCTGGAGAAGGCACGATATGTGATGGACGATCCCAACTATGGCATCGTCAAGACGCACAG TAGATCCCGGGACCACGAGCTGTACGACCACCACGGAGAGTACGATCGTTACGCCACACCGCCGCCACAGACATCGAAGCACTCGACCCACCACGCCCAGTATGACAGCAGCTCCTACGAGCGCGACTACCGGCGTGAGTATCACCCCCACTCGTCCTCCTCTTCCTATGCGGCGGCCTATCCGG CAAAACCAAGCAACGGTCGTTCATCATCGTCATATCGACCAACAACCTCGGGCTCGGGATCACATTCATCTGCTCACTACGAAACTGGATCCCGATCTCGTGAAAGCGTGCGTTATCGCTCGGCTCCATATCCGAAAATACGTTAA
- the qkr58E-1 gene encoding KH domain-containing, RNA-binding, signal transduction-associated protein 2 isoform X5, with the protein MPRDYDRDYNEDAADYKRKRRDEEPAATGAPETPEADGGGHTTSHAALRDTPQLNEKTNAYLQECLLEKKTLEKKHIITKRLLDDEVEKILVSGRIPKPEIYANVYSEKPIRVAQKVLFPIKEYPKFNFVGKILGPKGNTLRQLQEETMCKMVVMGRNSMRDHGKEEELRSSGNPKYAHLSRDLHVEISTVAPPAEAYHRISYALGEIRKFMIPDANDDIRLEQLREMDGKERMYKKSHHYSKSYGDHGAYSSRTPPPASSKPKVYSILEKARYVMDDPNYGIVKTHSRSRDHELYDHHGEYDRYATPPPQTSKHSTHHAQYDSSSYERDYRREYHPHSSSSSYAAAYPGM; encoded by the exons ATGCCGCGCGACTACGACAGGGACTACAACGAGGACGCCGCCGACTACAAGCGGAAGCGGCGCGACGAGGAGCCAGCGGCGACCGGCGCTCCCGAGACTCCGGAGGCGGATGGCGGCGGACACACCACCAGCCACGCCGCCCTCCGGGACACGCCCCAGCTGAACGAGAAGACGAACGCGTATTTGCAGGAGTGCCTGCTGGAGAAGAAGACGCTCGAGAAGAAGCACATCATCACCAAGCGCCTGCTCGACGACG AGGTGGAAAAGATCTTGGTCAGCGGCCGCATACCCAAGCCGGAGATCTATGCCAATGTGTACAGCGAGAAGCCGATCCGAGTGGCCCAGAAGGTGCTGTTCCCCATCAAGGAGTACCCCAAGTTCAACTTCGTTGGCAAGATCCTGGGCCCCAAGGGCAACACACTGCGCCAGCTGCAGGAGGAGACCATGTGCAAGATGGTGGTGATGGGGCGCAACTCGATGCGCGACCACggcaaggaggaggagctccGCAGCTCAGGGAATCCCAAATACGCCCACCTCAGCCGGGATCTGCACGTGGAGATATCGACGGTGGCCCCCCCGGCGGAGGCCTATCACAGGATCAGCTATGCGCTGGGCGAGATCCGCAAGTTCATGATACCCGATGCCAACGACGACATCCGGCTGGAGCAGCTGCGCGAGATGGACGGCAAGGAGCGCATGTACAAGAAGTCTCACCACTATTCCAAGTCTTACGGCGATCACGGCGCCTACAGCTCCCG CACTCCACCTCCTGCTTCCTCCAAGCCCAAAGTTTATTCGATCCTGGAGAAGGCACGATATGTGATGGACGATCCCAACTATGGCATCGTCAAGACGCACAG TAGATCCCGGGACCACGAGCTGTACGACCACCACGGAGAGTACGATCGTTACGCCACACCGCCGCCACAGACATCGAAGCACTCGACCCACCACGCCCAGTATGACAGCAGCTCCTACGAGCGCGACTACCGGCGTGAGTATCACCCCCACTCGTCCTCCTCTTCCTATGCGGCGGCCTATCCGG GCAtgtaa
- the qkr58E-1 gene encoding KH domain-containing, RNA-binding, signal transduction-associated protein 2 isoform X2 — MPRDYDRDYNEDAADYKRKRRDEEPAATGAPETPEADGGGHTTSHAALRDTPQLNEKTNAYLQECLLEKKTLEKKHIITKRLLDDEVEKILVSGRIPKPEIYANVYSEKPIRVAQKVLFPIKEYPKFNFVGKILGPKGNTLRQLQEETMCKMVVMGRNSMRDHGKEEELRSSGNPKYAHLSRDLHVEISTVAPPAEAYHRISYALGEIRKFMIPDANDDIRLEQLREMDGKERMYKKSHHYSKSYGDHGAYSSRTPPPASSKPKVYSILEKARYVMDDPNYGIVKTHRSRDHELYDHHGEYDRYATPPPQTSKHSTHHAQYDSSSYERDYRREYHPHSSSSSYAAAYPAKPSNGRSSSSYRPTTSGSGSHSSAHYETGSRSRESVRYRSAPYPKIR, encoded by the exons ATGCCGCGCGACTACGACAGGGACTACAACGAGGACGCCGCCGACTACAAGCGGAAGCGGCGCGACGAGGAGCCAGCGGCGACCGGCGCTCCCGAGACTCCGGAGGCGGATGGCGGCGGACACACCACCAGCCACGCCGCCCTCCGGGACACGCCCCAGCTGAACGAGAAGACGAACGCGTATTTGCAGGAGTGCCTGCTGGAGAAGAAGACGCTCGAGAAGAAGCACATCATCACCAAGCGCCTGCTCGACGACG AGGTGGAAAAGATCTTGGTCAGCGGCCGCATACCCAAGCCGGAGATCTATGCCAATGTGTACAGCGAGAAGCCGATCCGAGTGGCCCAGAAGGTGCTGTTCCCCATCAAGGAGTACCCCAAGTTCAACTTCGTTGGCAAGATCCTGGGCCCCAAGGGCAACACACTGCGCCAGCTGCAGGAGGAGACCATGTGCAAGATGGTGGTGATGGGGCGCAACTCGATGCGCGACCACggcaaggaggaggagctccGCAGCTCAGGGAATCCCAAATACGCCCACCTCAGCCGGGATCTGCACGTGGAGATATCGACGGTGGCCCCCCCGGCGGAGGCCTATCACAGGATCAGCTATGCGCTGGGCGAGATCCGCAAGTTCATGATACCCGATGCCAACGACGACATCCGGCTGGAGCAGCTGCGCGAGATGGACGGCAAGGAGCGCATGTACAAGAAGTCTCACCACTATTCCAAGTCTTACGGCGATCACGGCGCCTACAGCTCCCG CACTCCACCTCCTGCTTCCTCCAAGCCCAAAGTTTATTCGATCCTGGAGAAGGCACGATATGTGATGGACGATCCCAACTATGGCATCGTCAAGACGCACAG ATCCCGGGACCACGAGCTGTACGACCACCACGGAGAGTACGATCGTTACGCCACACCGCCGCCACAGACATCGAAGCACTCGACCCACCACGCCCAGTATGACAGCAGCTCCTACGAGCGCGACTACCGGCGTGAGTATCACCCCCACTCGTCCTCCTCTTCCTATGCGGCGGCCTATCCGG CAAAACCAAGCAACGGTCGTTCATCATCGTCATATCGACCAACAACCTCGGGCTCGGGATCACATTCATCTGCTCACTACGAAACTGGATCCCGATCTCGTGAAAGCGTGCGTTATCGCTCGGCTCCATATCCGAAAATACGTTAA
- the LOC108064768 gene encoding uncharacterized protein produces the protein MRHLWLLLLIAGGSVQFPGVLTSPEALPGKSSSAAVGGDGGGAGGGVTATTGAEGPKDYDYEDETPSAAGNLAISTEKPKFPDPYFEQTEVNLYVPVNTTSVKLECPVKNFNSAHHVILWYKGQTLVSNGNNIIDKAYSLGKKFSLTVPLAPNATEEQYVCEVPNTKARRQVTIRFGPGPSTAAPSAVTDSAVTSSPAKDSAPHGRDISLWLLGLLLAPLQLAGSFRF, from the exons GTGTGCTGACCTCCCCGGAGGCACTCCCAGGCAAATCTTCTTCAGCCGCTGTGGGCGGCgatggaggaggagctggggGAGGAGTCACAGCCACAACAGGTGCAGAAGGACCCAAGGACTACGACTATGAGGATGAAACCCCATCTGCAGCGGGAAATCTGGCCATATCAAcggaaaaaccgaaattcccCGATCCTTACTTTGAGCAGACTGAAGTGAACTTGTATGTGCCAGTTAACACGACCAGTGTGAAGCTCGAGTGTCCTGTAAAGAATTTCAATT ctgCACATCACGTGATTCTCTGGTACAAGGGACAGACACTCGTCTCCAACGGAAATAACATAATCGACAAGGCCTACAGCCTGGGCAAAAAGTTCTCCCTGACCGTTCCCCTGGCTCCCAATGCCACGGAGGAGCAGTATGTGTGCGAAGTGCCCAACACCAAGGCGCGACGCCAGGTGACCATTCGCTTTGGACCGGGGCCAAGCACCGCGGCTCCATCGGCCGTCACCGACTCGGCGGTAACCTCCAGTCCCGCCAAGGATTCGGCGCCCCATGGACGGGACATTAGCCTCTGGCTGCTCGGCCTCCTCTTGGCCCCTCTCCAATTGGCCGGGTCCTTCCGTTTTTGA
- the qkr58E-1 gene encoding KH domain-containing, RNA-binding, signal transduction-associated protein 2 isoform X3: MPRDYDRDYNEDAADYKRKRRDEEPAATGAPETPEADGGGHTTSHAALRDTPQLNEKTNAYLQECLLEKKTLEKKHIITKRLLDDEVEKILVSGRIPKPEIYANVYSEKPIRVAQKVLFPIKEYPKFNFVGKILGPKGNTLRQLQEETMCKMVVMGRNSMRDHGKEEELRSSGNPKYAHLSRDLHVEISTVAPPAEAYHRISYALGEIRKFMIPDANDDIRLEQLREMDGKERMYKKSHHYSKSYGDHGAYSSRRSRDHELYDHHGEYDRYATPPPQTSKHSTHHAQYDSSSYERDYRREYHPHSSSSSYAAAYPAKPSNGRSSSSYRPTTSGSGSHSSAHYETGSRSRESVRYRSAPYPKIR; encoded by the exons ATGCCGCGCGACTACGACAGGGACTACAACGAGGACGCCGCCGACTACAAGCGGAAGCGGCGCGACGAGGAGCCAGCGGCGACCGGCGCTCCCGAGACTCCGGAGGCGGATGGCGGCGGACACACCACCAGCCACGCCGCCCTCCGGGACACGCCCCAGCTGAACGAGAAGACGAACGCGTATTTGCAGGAGTGCCTGCTGGAGAAGAAGACGCTCGAGAAGAAGCACATCATCACCAAGCGCCTGCTCGACGACG AGGTGGAAAAGATCTTGGTCAGCGGCCGCATACCCAAGCCGGAGATCTATGCCAATGTGTACAGCGAGAAGCCGATCCGAGTGGCCCAGAAGGTGCTGTTCCCCATCAAGGAGTACCCCAAGTTCAACTTCGTTGGCAAGATCCTGGGCCCCAAGGGCAACACACTGCGCCAGCTGCAGGAGGAGACCATGTGCAAGATGGTGGTGATGGGGCGCAACTCGATGCGCGACCACggcaaggaggaggagctccGCAGCTCAGGGAATCCCAAATACGCCCACCTCAGCCGGGATCTGCACGTGGAGATATCGACGGTGGCCCCCCCGGCGGAGGCCTATCACAGGATCAGCTATGCGCTGGGCGAGATCCGCAAGTTCATGATACCCGATGCCAACGACGACATCCGGCTGGAGCAGCTGCGCGAGATGGACGGCAAGGAGCGCATGTACAAGAAGTCTCACCACTATTCCAAGTCTTACGGCGATCACGGCGCCTACAGCTCCCG TAGATCCCGGGACCACGAGCTGTACGACCACCACGGAGAGTACGATCGTTACGCCACACCGCCGCCACAGACATCGAAGCACTCGACCCACCACGCCCAGTATGACAGCAGCTCCTACGAGCGCGACTACCGGCGTGAGTATCACCCCCACTCGTCCTCCTCTTCCTATGCGGCGGCCTATCCGG CAAAACCAAGCAACGGTCGTTCATCATCGTCATATCGACCAACAACCTCGGGCTCGGGATCACATTCATCTGCTCACTACGAAACTGGATCCCGATCTCGTGAAAGCGTGCGTTATCGCTCGGCTCCATATCCGAAAATACGTTAA
- the qkr58E-1 gene encoding KH domain-containing, RNA-binding, signal transduction-associated protein 1 isoform X4: protein MPRDYDRDYNEDAADYKRKRRDEEPAATGAPETPEADGGGHTTSHAALRDTPQLNEKTNAYLQECLLEKKTLEKKHIITKRLLDDEVEKILVSGRIPKPEIYANVYSEKPIRVAQKVLFPIKEYPKFNFVGKILGPKGNTLRQLQEETMCKMVVMGRNSMRDHGKEEELRSSGNPKYAHLSRDLHVEISTVAPPAEAYHRISYALGEIRKFMIPDANDDIRLEQLREMDGKERMYKKSHHYSKSYGDHGAYSSRSRDHELYDHHGEYDRYATPPPQTSKHSTHHAQYDSSSYERDYRREYHPHSSSSSYAAAYPAKPSNGRSSSSYRPTTSGSGSHSSAHYETGSRSRESVRYRSAPYPKIR from the exons ATGCCGCGCGACTACGACAGGGACTACAACGAGGACGCCGCCGACTACAAGCGGAAGCGGCGCGACGAGGAGCCAGCGGCGACCGGCGCTCCCGAGACTCCGGAGGCGGATGGCGGCGGACACACCACCAGCCACGCCGCCCTCCGGGACACGCCCCAGCTGAACGAGAAGACGAACGCGTATTTGCAGGAGTGCCTGCTGGAGAAGAAGACGCTCGAGAAGAAGCACATCATCACCAAGCGCCTGCTCGACGACG AGGTGGAAAAGATCTTGGTCAGCGGCCGCATACCCAAGCCGGAGATCTATGCCAATGTGTACAGCGAGAAGCCGATCCGAGTGGCCCAGAAGGTGCTGTTCCCCATCAAGGAGTACCCCAAGTTCAACTTCGTTGGCAAGATCCTGGGCCCCAAGGGCAACACACTGCGCCAGCTGCAGGAGGAGACCATGTGCAAGATGGTGGTGATGGGGCGCAACTCGATGCGCGACCACggcaaggaggaggagctccGCAGCTCAGGGAATCCCAAATACGCCCACCTCAGCCGGGATCTGCACGTGGAGATATCGACGGTGGCCCCCCCGGCGGAGGCCTATCACAGGATCAGCTATGCGCTGGGCGAGATCCGCAAGTTCATGATACCCGATGCCAACGACGACATCCGGCTGGAGCAGCTGCGCGAGATGGACGGCAAGGAGCGCATGTACAAGAAGTCTCACCACTATTCCAAGTCTTACGGCGATCACGGCGCCTACAGCTCCCG ATCCCGGGACCACGAGCTGTACGACCACCACGGAGAGTACGATCGTTACGCCACACCGCCGCCACAGACATCGAAGCACTCGACCCACCACGCCCAGTATGACAGCAGCTCCTACGAGCGCGACTACCGGCGTGAGTATCACCCCCACTCGTCCTCCTCTTCCTATGCGGCGGCCTATCCGG CAAAACCAAGCAACGGTCGTTCATCATCGTCATATCGACCAACAACCTCGGGCTCGGGATCACATTCATCTGCTCACTACGAAACTGGATCCCGATCTCGTGAAAGCGTGCGTTATCGCTCGGCTCCATATCCGAAAATACGTTAA
- the qkr58E-1 gene encoding KH domain-containing, RNA-binding, signal transduction-associated protein 2 isoform X7 produces the protein MPRDYDRDYNEDAADYKRKRRDEEPAATGAPETPEADGGGHTTSHAALRDTPQLNEKTNAYLQECLLEKKTLEKKHIITKRLLDDEVEKILVSGRIPKPEIYANVYSEKPIRVAQKVLFPIKEYPKFNFVGKILGPKGNTLRQLQEETMCKMVVMGRNSMRDHGKEEELRSSGNPKYAHLSRDLHVEISTVAPPAEAYHRISYALGEIRKFMIPDANDDIRLEQLREMDGKERMYKKSHHYSKSYGDHGAYSSRTPPPASSKPKVYSILEKARYVMDDPNYGIVKTHSRSRDHELYDHHGEYDRYATPPPQTSKHSTHHAQYDSSSYERDYRRM, from the exons ATGCCGCGCGACTACGACAGGGACTACAACGAGGACGCCGCCGACTACAAGCGGAAGCGGCGCGACGAGGAGCCAGCGGCGACCGGCGCTCCCGAGACTCCGGAGGCGGATGGCGGCGGACACACCACCAGCCACGCCGCCCTCCGGGACACGCCCCAGCTGAACGAGAAGACGAACGCGTATTTGCAGGAGTGCCTGCTGGAGAAGAAGACGCTCGAGAAGAAGCACATCATCACCAAGCGCCTGCTCGACGACG AGGTGGAAAAGATCTTGGTCAGCGGCCGCATACCCAAGCCGGAGATCTATGCCAATGTGTACAGCGAGAAGCCGATCCGAGTGGCCCAGAAGGTGCTGTTCCCCATCAAGGAGTACCCCAAGTTCAACTTCGTTGGCAAGATCCTGGGCCCCAAGGGCAACACACTGCGCCAGCTGCAGGAGGAGACCATGTGCAAGATGGTGGTGATGGGGCGCAACTCGATGCGCGACCACggcaaggaggaggagctccGCAGCTCAGGGAATCCCAAATACGCCCACCTCAGCCGGGATCTGCACGTGGAGATATCGACGGTGGCCCCCCCGGCGGAGGCCTATCACAGGATCAGCTATGCGCTGGGCGAGATCCGCAAGTTCATGATACCCGATGCCAACGACGACATCCGGCTGGAGCAGCTGCGCGAGATGGACGGCAAGGAGCGCATGTACAAGAAGTCTCACCACTATTCCAAGTCTTACGGCGATCACGGCGCCTACAGCTCCCG CACTCCACCTCCTGCTTCCTCCAAGCCCAAAGTTTATTCGATCCTGGAGAAGGCACGATATGTGATGGACGATCCCAACTATGGCATCGTCAAGACGCACAG TAGATCCCGGGACCACGAGCTGTACGACCACCACGGAGAGTACGATCGTTACGCCACACCGCCGCCACAGACATCGAAGCACTCGACCCACCACGCCCAGTATGACAGCAGCTCCTACGAGCGCGACTACCGGC GCAtgtaa
- the VepD gene encoding ventrally expressed gene D protein, with product MIPQSENNPLAKDTYVEESQFSEHCGQSRCGQNQTAFEVYQRIVHRLQANTQESDYKANDSELQKQIWLASFTGRPIQYQS from the coding sequence ATGATACCGCAAAGTGAAAATAACCCTTTGGCCAAGGATACTTACGTCGAGGAATCTCAGTTTTCTGAGCACTGCGGCCAGAGTCGTTGTGGTCAGAACCAAACTGCCTTCGAGGTCTACCAAAGAATCGTGCACCGATTGCAAGCTAATACACAAGAAAGTGACTACAAAGCTAATGATAGCGAGCTACAAAAGCAGATTTGGCTAGCCAGCTTTACGGGAAGGCCCATACAATATCAAAGTTAG